One stretch of Tenacibaculum sp. MAR_2010_89 DNA includes these proteins:
- a CDS encoding BlaI/MecI/CopY family transcriptional regulator, with protein sequence MNELTKAEEQVMKYAWKLEKAFLKDIVAEFPEPKPAYTTISTVVRVLVKKEFLKFETFGKVRQYYPRISKDTYFKKHMKDVIGNFFSGSASKFALFFTNNEDLNLTELEKMKGMLESKIEKLKAKNE encoded by the coding sequence ATGAATGAATTAACAAAAGCTGAAGAACAAGTAATGAAATATGCTTGGAAACTTGAAAAAGCATTTTTAAAAGATATAGTAGCAGAATTCCCTGAACCTAAACCAGCCTACACTACAATATCAACGGTAGTAAGAGTATTGGTTAAAAAAGAATTTTTAAAATTTGAAACATTTGGTAAAGTAAGGCAGTATTATCCTAGAATATCAAAAGATACTTATTTCAAAAAACACATGAAAGATGTGATAGGTAATTTTTTTAGCGGATCTGCTAGTAAATTTGCATTATTTTTTACTAATAATGAAGATTTAAATCTTACAGAGTTAGAAAAAATGAAAGGAATGCTAGAAAGTAAAATTGAAAAATTAAAAGCAAAAAATGAGTAA